CACTTATAACAATACAAAGAAGGATAACACTGACGTCTCCTCTGTTCTTTGTCCTCTCCTGCAGGGTTCCTGAGCACAGGTGACCAGGCAGCTAAAGGGAATTACGGTTTGTTGGACCAGATCCAGGCTCTGCGTTGGACCAGTGAGAACATTGCAGCCTTCGGCGGCGACCCGTTACGTATCACTGTGTTTGGCTCGGGCGCCGGTGCCTCCTGTGTTAACCTGCTCACGCTGTCTCACTACTCGGAGGGCAACCGCTGGAGCAACTCCACCAAAGGTACAAAACACCAGGGAATTCATGTGGGATCTTCATGTATATTTAACCGTGCATGTGCGCCTCAGTAGTGCGTGACCATGTGAGTGATGGTGCAGGGGGAAACTCAAGACAGTTCACAGTTTAGCTTTGCAGATGCTTTTGGCTGCATGTGCATTGAATGGAACATTTTGTTCTCATGTAGGAGCAGCTTTCCTGACTACAAACACACCATTCAACTGTGATAATGAGACGCAACCTGAGTTCAAATAATCTTGTTTTCACCTGCCCAAACAAATTAAGAGGAATCACAACAGAGAATCCTCAGTGTGAATGCACCCTGACTAATTTGGCATTTGGATTAGTTATGATATCGCTGCTTTGAAGGCAGGTAGACTCATAGCATACATACATGATAAACACCAACCTAGTGTAGATGTAAAGCATCGCCTGGAGGAAGGTTTGCTCAGGcggctgttgtttgttttcacccagaaatagaaatacaaagacTTTCCATCCTAACATGACTTTGTGTGACAGTTAGTAGCGTGAGGTCAGATGCATTGGGAGAAACAAAAGGGTGCGTCTACGTGTAGACTtcagttttacatttgaaagtcagtaaggaaaaaaaaaactggaaacagaatTGCAGAAACATGAACAGCTTTCACTGTGATCAGACGGAGCAAaggctgaaaaataaagattaaaatatGCTAACACTTACCGATTCTGTTTCATGCACAGAATCAGCTAACACATTCAGTAAAGGAATGAAAGAGACTCAGATTTTCATGAGACAGAACAGACGGAAAGTCTTTCAGgctgctgttattttttaattttcaacttACCGCAttaaaaaaccaaaaccaacaatctGAACTTTCTTCCCCTAACCTGTCTGTGACACCAAAGACCCAAGTTCATTGGGTCATACTGGTGATGTTAATCTGTAAAGATGATACACAAAAAAAGTTGTGTTCTTTACTTAAGACTAAGTAATGTCCCAAAGCAGCTGGGCAATGTTGTTTATAACAAACATCACTCAAACAAGAGGAAACAGTGCATTAGTGAGGGACTCTTTTAGTCACGGACGAATATAAAATTGGTGTTTCAGTAGTGAAGTATCTAGTATTTACAGAAGACTCTTAATGGACCACTGTGACCTGTAAGGTGAAGGTCTCATGACCGACAGGGGTAACGCAGCGAGCACTAGCTGGCATGTCTTCTGCCGTTAACCACTATTGATTAGATAAGATAATCTTTTATTGATCCCCCGGCAGCACAAGTGTagataaaaagagaaacttaaggagaaaaaaataactaaatgtgggaaataaaaaaaggaaaataaagaataaaatagaaactATACACAAATAATAATGTACCTACAATGAGTGATGTACTTGAATAAGGTTGTGTTGTGTGACATACTATTGCATTTTTATCTTGCAGACGAGGCTGACTGTGGGcttgaaaatcttttttttagtttttataaaGAAACCTGTCATAATGGACACATTTCAGTACAAACTGGTAGTCaatattgtgttgtctttttggCCAGTGTCTTCTTCTTTATTATCTGAGATTTCTTTGTAAGATAATATCTTGAtataacattatcaacagattgtgaagaaacaacagtgttgactttATGTCAAAAAAAGGTTTATGTCTGCTGAAGCTAGTGTGCTAACCACCTAGCTCTGGTCCATCCTGTCTCATGTACTGCAAGAGGCAATAGCCTAATAGCCCtcgtagtttcagctgggagatataTGTCATTGGgcagtttgttgtgtttcacaCACTCTCTTAGTTTTAAGACTAatacatgaacaaaataaactcacagaaGAAATATTCTTACTCCATTTATTcttaccaaacagaaaaaaaaatacgaCTGTTTGAATCAaagtttctctgttttcctgAACTGAGACGAGAGAagacataaactaaataaaaccaaaacagtcttggtttgtcttccCACAATCACCTGCTGCTCATGTCTGACTCCCTGTCGCTCCTCTGCCGAGTCCTGTCTCTACCCCCCTGCCACGTCTCCAAACTGAGCTCCATCGGtatcagaggctgtgttcagtcccaatctggtgtccagccgtgttcactCTCGGGCCTGCTAAACCCTATTGAGTTGGTCCTTGTCGCCTGTGGTTCCCGCCCCCCTGTGATCCAAGGTCCCGGTCCAGGAAAACCCAGGGCCACTGGctacacggctaactgagccatgagctgattagctaatggtagctagctaTAGACAACTGCTAACAAAAAGCAGCAGTCTTCAGTTACTGTGGTGGTATGGTGCGTCCTATATTTTTGGAGCCTTTGATGCCTTTAATGAGTTTACAGGAAAACTTTGGgtaaataaaagtgaaagaaCAAAGAAATTCAACCAGGTTTAACAACAGGATCAACAAGCTTTACTGCGATGTGTTATGAGCCTACAAGCTAGTCAGGTTAGCCTAATTAAGCCTTTGGCTGTCCATATCTGTCACGTGACCCACGCCCTGTGGCTTGTGTTAGTGGGACTCGGAATGGCAGTTTGCATGCTACTAAAGGACCATGTCACCAAGTGCAAAGGTGTTGCTTATTGTGATCAGTGTTTATaatatagaatatcaccagCCTTACCTTCAACCAAGCAGACCTTTCAGAAACAGATGATCGGTGTGAttgttaacatttatttatttcatcaagGTAAGACAAATGTTTCTTGCACCTTGCCTTTAGAGAAAGTTAATTTTACCCCTTAAACCGCGCCTCACTCACCTCAATCTCCTGCCTGATTCTCATTTAATTTCCTGTTGCAGCTGTCATCTTATTGTAATTTggttctttctttcctcttcgCTCCATCTCCTGCTTTCGTCTCCAGGCCTGTTCCAGAGGGCCATCGCCCAGAGCGGCACAGCTCTGTCCAGCTGGGCTGTCAGTTTTCAGCCAGCCAAGTACGCCCGGATGTTGGCCCGGAAGGTGGGCTGTAACCTCGAGGACACGGTGGAGCTTGTCGTGTGCCTTCAGAGAAAACATTACAAGGAGCTGGTGGATCAAGACATCCAGCCAGCCCGCTACCACATCGCCTTTGGGCCCGTTATTGATGGAGATGTTATACCTGACGACCCTCAGATTCTCATGGAGCAAGGTATGAGTTAACTGTGCTTAAGAGCCAGCGATTTCCAACAGTGTTCTTACCCTAAGTTTGTTCTTTTTAATAACCATCTGCACCATCTCGTTCAAGGTGAGTTCCTCAACTACGACATCATGCTGGGAGTTAACCAGGGCGAGGGCCTGAAATTCGTGGAGCTTATCGTGGACAATGAAAATGGCGTTCAGGCCAACGACTTTGACTACGCCGTGTCCAGCTTTGTGGATGACCTCTATGGCTACCCAGAGGGCAAAGACATCCTCCGGGAGACCATCAAGTTCATGTACACAGACTGGGCCGACAGGCACAACCCGGAAACCCGCAGGAAGACTCTGTTGGCCCTTTTCACCGATCACCAGTGGGTGGCACCGGCTGTCGCCACAGCCGACCTGCACTCCAGCTTCGGGTCTCCAACATACTTCTATGCCTTCTACCACCACTGTCAGACAGAACAGGTGGGTCTATGGATGTCTGGCCAAAGATTTAAGTTGCTAATTGGAAATGAATGAATCTATGCAGTGTTTTATATCAGTTATACTGTATCAACTCTGAAGGTGCTTTCAAGGAGTCTGGTTTCAGATCTCATAATCACCGTCTGCTTTGAGTCTGCACTGATCTCAGAACTCCATGTCGTCTCTTTACATTCCTGAAGTCTGAAGTCGAGTTATTTTCAACTTTGCCAGTTTGCACCTCCTACAGCTGATTAGCATGTCTGCGCATCCATTTGCATCTTTTATTGACCTAGCGTGCAACTGCATCACCTCTGAAATGAAAAGTTTCTTCAGCTACAACACACCTTGAAGCTTGAAATGTACAGAATCATTGTGCGCAGTTTAGTTTCCTGTAAGAACTGGAACACAACAAGAAGTTTGACACTAAACAGCAATTGCGTGTGTCCTTCACACAAAGATTGAGACGAGACTTCTTTACGTAAGAAATCTGCAAAATGTAAATGCTCTGTGAAATGAAGGCAGATTGCTTAATTGTAAAAAAGAGACGGTACTATGTTGTGCCGCAAATCAAGGTCTGATTTCCAATTACATCACTGTAATTGACTTACTACTTTGCAGTCGAAGAAGAGACTctagttttgttttcctcacttCTTACTTCTAGTTTTACTTGTACAGCTACTTTCTGCATATTTaggtttatatatatatatacatatatacccACAACTGCTATGACTAATTATGCAGTCCTGAAATATTTGAGGAGTCGTAATTAAATCCCCACATTATATTTTGGCATATTTTTCATTCAGCAGACGGCGCTGAATAAAATGCTGCTACATTTTAGTTTAACATTCAGCCCAAAGCCTCGCCTGTTCCATCCCTCTATTTCTcatgttgtctctctctgtaataCACTGAATAATGGGCCAGATATGGTAGgcaaaataatattaaaaacttATCTCATTTCCCCTTTTCCCTCCCAAAAATTGTTGTTTCCCAGCTTCtttgatgtgtctgtgtgtgttgcaatACCCattgtgtgtcagcagcaaAAAATAATCCCTTTCATTCTGCTGTATCTGTcacataaatgtaataataacgATCTGATTCGATTCATCTGCTGCTCATTAGGTACCACCATGGGCAGACGCAGCGCATGGAGATGAGATCCCTTATGTGTTTGGCCTACCGATGATTGGACCGACGGAGCTCTTTCCCTGCAACTTCTCCAAGAACGATGTGATGCTCAGTGCCGTGGTCATGACCTACTGGACCAACTTTGCTAAGACAGGGTATGATGACGCTGCAAACTTGGCTCCTTAGGGCCAACACAGATCACGTTGTATATGCTAGGACAGTACGATCACTGAAAGGGCCTGTCAACTAGCTTAAAATATTATTAGCTGCTTTGAGAGTGCAAATTTATCCATTAAGAGCACCCATGTGCTAGCTAGAAGCTATTCAAATGAAGTACTTTAATTGTGCCGTCAGTCATTTCATATCAGTATTGGTGTCTGCAATAGTTCCAAGTTTTGTCAGTGATCTTATAGGAAATAGGAGATTAAAGGAAAAGGTTGAAAATAGCTTGTTACAATAAAGCTGATGTCCTCCAATATGGCTGCCAGAGAGTAAATTATGTCACTTAAAAGATATAAGTGGCTGTGTCAGATTCTTTGTTTGTCTATGCTCAAATTTGGGGggtcttaaaggaaaagttcacccaaaaatgataattcagtcattatcttctcacccccatgctgacggaaagtcaggtgaagtttcgtagtccatgaaacatttctggagcttcacagcattttaaaaaaaaaaaacatccaaaaaaacaacatgaaatggctccatacagcttgtcctgTGTAATCCACGTCTGTGGAAGCCCTGAAATCCCaaattgtaattaattaatgttaacTAGCACTTTTAACACTATACTTCCTGTAAACTTTAAACATtgatcacatttattttcaatttttgcAAAAAGCTGCAGAGAACACTTATAATATTGAAAATATCGATAACGACCAAATGAGACTCTCTGAAATGTGACAATCGATGATGTAATTCTTATTAAAAAGCATGTAagtgttttattcattaaatcGTTTTTCCAGTCATTTTCTATGGAGCAACCTGATAACGTAGTCCTGTAAACGGTCAGCCAGGGggttatttaaacattttttggagACATTTGTTCCGCAGTCACTCTCACAGAGACTGATCAACATGCAATTACCATTACAAGCCCATGAACTAATTAATAATTACATTGTAATTGTGTTTCCTCAATATTAACCCACATTTGATGACCAGGAGTGGTGCATTGTGCTTTCATGCTTTATGGACTATGCAGTATAATTGGTATTCTACGCAGACACCCTCTACATATCTTCAAATACATTCTTAATTAATGGTCGTAGCCTGAAGAGTGACATTCTCGATGGGACAAAATTAAAAGACTTTCTtccccctgtctgtctcacGTTGCCTTTCAGCATATAGTCATGGCGGTAATTGTTTTTCGAGAGCGTAATGGGGGACATTGGCTTTTTCTGTGCACTGCCCAGTAGCCCTGAGGGGAACAGAAAGGCACTAATGATCTACATATATAACCCCAAATTGACGTGGAATGCCGGGTACCTGGGAGATTTATGCCACCAATTTGAATGGTTAAGCGTGTTCCTGATGAGGTCTGGCTGGCTCCATATGCCGCTCTCAGACAATGGGGCGCTCAGTGGGTCTGAATGGGCCTCCATAGCTCACATGGCTGGCTCTGTACTGCTCAGATTAAGTATAAGTGGGTCTGTTTAGCACAGGAACCCATGCTGAATGTCCTCTGTAAGCTTCTCTGTATACTGACTATAAGAGGGGAGTTCATTTTGGGGTTGCTGACCTGCATTTACAGCGTAGTTCATTCCTGTGTTATTATGGCCCCTGATTACAATGTTTACCTAAAGTAGATGGCACATCAGATTAAAATTGCAGCTGTTGTTTAGTTTATAGCAGCTACTGAAGCATTAGCTCTATGGAAATGATCAGCACGGTTGAACTTTACCCAAACATTTCTTGCTGGAAGCTTCTTTCTACgtatacattttatataaattgGTTCACTCCCAACAAGACAGCCATAATTTAAAAACTGTGACATGCTAATGTTTTAGCTTTTGAATAAAACTTCAAATTAAAGAAACTTCTGGGGTTATGAGCAATCTTGAGAACTCTTCATTCAATCAGAAGCTTTAGGAAAACCAATCATCTGTGAGCAGTAATACcccttttgacctttttttgaTTTTATCAGGTGTGATATCTCAGCTGTTGATTAATGTTGGATGAACCTAGGGGCTGCATCTCACGACTGTGTTCCAGTATTTTCATAATTACACTGATTAGCCTGAGGGAGATGCTACACTTaagtcaaaatgaaaatgttaataaacagTCTCTAAAGGTCCACTCCACTTTTATTTTAGCTTTACTTCTTCCTGTCCCCTAGAGTAGATATAACTATTTCTGATTGGCCAGGAAAGGGCTGCATCACGCATGGGAGGTGACATGTCTTCTGTTGCATTGTTTCAAACATGCTCGTGTACTGTGCTGCCATAAAACCATGAGCCAGATCTCACCTCTCTGTCAATTCTTTCATTTGAAACTCTTTCCTTCTTTGCTCTTTTTGTCAGGGACCCAAACCAGCCTGTCCCCCAGGACACCAAGTTCATCCACACCAAGCCCAATCGCTTTGAGGAAGTAGCATGGACACGCTACAACCAGAAAGACCAGCTCTACCTGCACATTGGTCTGAAGCCCCGGGTCAAAGAGCATTACCGTGCCAACAAGGTACAGTCAGACATTACTGAATTCACTCTCTGTTTTACACTTTCAGGACAGAGTGGAATACACAGATGGAAATATCGTCTCAGCTGTGTTTGGGTTTTCAGTTATCACTAAGATGGCTTACTTTCAATGGGAATAGATCACAGTGGTAACCTACTGTATAGTGCACAACTAAACACATCGTTATACCTGAACAACTGAACAGCACATACGTAATGTAACTAATACATGtaatataatacatatatgAAATGTAAACAACGATCCCCGACCTCTTCCGTATGCAGACTTGTCTACTTGACTACTTCCACTACTTCgcctgacttccttctttgctgccgtaataattaaAACAGCCACTAGAGATCGCCACCTAACAAGAAACATCGATAtaggtcgtaataagctgcttcacagtcgacctatggGCTGTAACTCACCTGCTCATGAGCAGCAAAAATTCAGAGGATAAgatcaaaatgtattaacagGTGAACTACTGACCAGTCCAATCACATTTGTCCCTGTCAGTATGTACTTTAGATCAGTAGTCACTTTGCAAATGGTGATTGTAATTGTTTTCAGTATTCTAACTGCAgcccttttaaaaacatctttggTTAATTATTTCCCAGTAAATTAtcaaatgcaacatttttgtcAGAAAGACCTTTTCCTTGTCAAGCATTAACTGTTTTCTTTAAGCAGTTTTTCATGCATTATCTGTAGTTTCCTTCTCTACTTTACTCAACAAAGCCTTATTTACGAACACTTTTGCAATTATCTTTTGCACTTAATGTTGCCATTGCAACAGCCATTTTGCACGGATTTCACCTTTACTCATGTTAAATACTAATAATGATCCGTTGGTGTTACATGTGAGGGGCTTGGACTGCATGATACTTTCATGTGAGTGGGCTAATGACTGGATTGGAAAACCCAGAGTTATGTGAGCTGACCAATAACTTTGGGATAGCAGTTATAGAGGATCACCAATGTAAGGCTCTGTGAAGTGAGGTAACCCAAAGAGAGGCAGGTTTTGGCAGCATTTTAGCAGTCTGTTGTTTGCATTATCCTCCAGTAAAAACTCCTGTAAGGATGACAGTCTTGCCCTTTGTTAATCTGAAAAGTAGAGTTGTGGATTTTGGACTAATGAAGTAAAATTTGTCTACAAAAGGTCGCACTAATTTTACTTCATCAAAATCAAAGCTTCTGAATTATTAATACTAATTTGCAATATTAGCACTCAAGTTATCAAAACGACAGATGTATGACTCATCCTAATGTAATGTCATACTGACTTTGGTATGCTGTTACTCCAGACAGTTCTGATATTCCCTCATTTTCTCTAACACTTaatattttctctcctcaggtCAACTTGTGGTTGGAGCTGGTTCCTCATCTGCACAGCCTCAACGAGGTCACCCAGCTCatccccaccaccaccaaggTTGGTACTAAATCATCCATATCTCACCCTGCTTCTAAAAATTAACTACCTGAGTCGTTCCCTCCACAGCAAAGGTTTTGGAATAGACCCAAGCAACTTCAAAaaggaatttaaaaatgtaatattcagtttgtttgttgacaCGACTTTTGTCTAATCCTGCCTCAAGTGCCTCTTGTGTACTTCAGTGGGTAGACATGATGTGACTTATTGCATATTAAAGTGCTATACTTACAAAATGCTTCTTTCAGTCAGACAGAACTGTAGTttcatgaggaggaggagaaaattcACACATCATGAGCCATCAGATTTACTGTCGGTTGTCATACTCCATTATCTAGTGATGCAAGTGCCATGATTTAAGAACTAGTGGATAATAATTTAAGAAGATAGTTTGTGATCTGCAGTGAATTTTAGGGCCCATAAAGGTCAATGGTCAGCCGTTGGTGATCATCTCTTGCCCTAGTTTTATGCGGTGTGTCCCTTACCGTAGGCAATTATCGACCCTTGTTGGCAGCATTTCGGCCAACTCTGAATTTGGAATTGGCAGAGGAGCCTgtcagtgagagaaatcactctgattggctgttcagttAAATGAATCAGTGCTTGAGAAGAGAACCGGAAAAAGTAATGGAAAGCCCCTTTAGCCTGTTGTTGTATGATTTCACCAATTTGGTGCGGTTTCTCCTTATGTTTCACCTCAGGTCTTCTTCACTGCCATGTGCAACTTTTTAGTTGACATATTCTTGATTAAATGTGGCTATATTAGTGAGAGAGGTGTCAAAATGGTGCTCCATCATCAACCAGTTTGTATATCCACAGTCGTGAGTCTTCCAGATTCTCTTTTTGAATGATGGCCACAGACTACCGCCACATGGTGGTGATAGCTAGTCAGCCATCAGCTGTCGTCTTTACGGTGTGTTcaaatgcagctttttggctgtCTTAATGTATTTAGGTTCACATTAGTGCAGTTTTCCACACTGACAATGACCCGGGAGTAATAGTAGACATTTTTGTTCTACAGGCTGGGAATCTGATTAAAAAGTTCAGATCGTGTCGGCACTGGGCAGATTATCCTTTCTCAGACAATATAACCTTTGAACATATAGTAGTTTAAACTCTTTTAAATACTGAATTTTGTTCTCGCTGTCTTCAGATTCCTTCACCAGAGGCTACTAACCGCACCCCAAAGAACAAGGTTCAGTCGACCAAGCGACCTAACCCGACTCCGTTCCCCACTGAGACCCAGGACAGCCACAACCAGCCACACCTGGTGGACCAGCGTGACTACTCCACTGAGCTGTCGGTGACCATCGCTGTAGGAGCCTCTCTGCTATTCCTCAACATTCTGGCCTTCGCCGCACTTTACTACAAGAAGGACAAGCGAAGGCATGATGTCCACAGGCGCTGCAGCCCCCAGCGGAACGCCACCAACGACCTGGCTCACactcaggaggaggagatcatGTCCCTGCAGATGAAGCAGCACTCAGACCTGGACCGGGACTGCAGGGGTGTCGGCGACTCCCTGCACCCGCACGACATGGTGCTGAGGACTGCCTGCCCGCCGGACTACACTCTGGCCATGAGGCGATCGCCGGACGACATCCCGCTCATGACGCCAAACACCATAACCATGATCCCCAGCACCATGGGGGGGCTCACCTCGCTCCACTCTTTCAACACCTTTCCCAGCAGCGGGCAGAATAACACCCTGCCTCACCCGCATCCACACTCACACTCCACCACCCGGGTATAGCCCTGTGTACGCACCCACGCAGGCAGGACTCTGATGGTTGAGGCAAAATCAAACgccactgctgcagcagagactaACAGCCAACATGCTGACAAACACAGATATGTCAGGAGCTGAAACGCCAGCCTGGAGTTGCCAGACACCCATGGAATAATGCTGGGATTGTACGACACCCTGTTAATACCTGAGGGAATATAGTCAAGGGATTTCTGGGGGTTTGGaccagagggaaaaaaaaaaaagtctaattatgttttttgtagaaaaattaaagacaagaagaaaaagtacaaatacgGAGCTGAAGAAAAACACCCTTACAAGCTAAAACATGAAGgcggatgttttttttattattatttttgttctgaTATTGCAGAAAAACAAGGTACAGTAAACTACTTTTTCTTTCTAGCGACAGACATGGCCTTCGGGATCTCTTGACAAATGAGTGCTTGACAGTATTATCTGGAAGCAGAACAGAGCATCAGACACGCCTCGGAGGTGAGAAGAGGGGAGCActttgtaaaagaaagaaaacatattgTTTTCCTTTGGCATCACACTGCAGATTACTCTGTGTGTGGGGGCACAGAGTAGATGCGCGCAAACCAGTTTAGGCATGTGTTAACTTCATAAATGGAGGCTATGTAAGATAAAGCAAAAACTGTTGTTGAATAGGGCAAAGGACGGACTGAAGACTTCAAGGAAAAAAGAAACCCTGTATGCACAATGGAacaattttgaggaaaaaataatgtcacagaTACTTTTCATCCATTTATTTTTGAGGATCGGGAACAATTTTATTGTATAGAACCTATTTACATATCTAGATCTGTACACTAAGCACCAAGGCTGTTTAAGCCCTCATCTCTTGGGGGGCGTCTATACTGCAAACCTGCCAGCAGGACTGAACCAGTGGGAAGTGGGGATCCACCTACTGGCTTTCTGGCAGTTCCAACTTCAACACAGAGAGCTGGAGGACAAAGGATAATTGGATATTTTAGCACGATGCGCATGACAATTTATCTGCTTGATGGCTGCTCTGCTGATTATGTCATTATTAAGAATAATTTTCACCCTCTCCCTTGCATTGGAGCAACTTCTGACAGATTTCCTGATTGGattacaggaaaacacacactccctcgCAGGACCATGGGAAACGCAGTTCCAGGTTGTGGATGTTGTGGGCTGGAGTTGGGTACAGGAAGGGGAGGGGCCGGGGATATGGTAAAACTTTCTTGCATAACATAATATAGCTTGAGTGGAGCTGGGCATATAAGGACTAGTTTTGTACTCTGTGTGTTGGTACTACTTTTTGATAGTGGTTAAATCACATTACACTGTATCAATCAAACTCATTGTACCTTCAGTTGAGATCAATGTTCTTTGCTATTCTACCTATTGGACAACTTTACCGTATAGAAGTAATTACCTGCACTGTTTAATCCATTgcccatttttcttttctttaactggaAGGTGTGTTGATTGAGTGCCATAGTGGATGCCCATTTGTATgaaaaaacagaggaagaaagcagtagaaaacatgatgaagagTGAATCTCTGGGCTACCtagccgttttttttttttttttcctttatccAGCCAAGTTCTGTAGAGCTGTTAAACCTGAATGCCTGTACATGACTAATACAAGTCAAAGGCCAAGCACAGACAGATCACATTGGGTAGAACTCGGTGGAAACGCACCGCAGGTCGATGTGAGGATGAGCGAGGGTCAGGGTAGGCAAATTCCCATGATGCAGTTTTCATCTAGTTTCAATCACTCTCTATGGTTGATCCTTGTTGGAGGCACATTGCGTTatggaaaggaagaagaaaggctTCCCATAGCAGCTGAGGCCCGCAGTCAACCCTCTTTACCTCACTTTAAAGAGCTAatgcttttcttcttttggCCCCGCTCTTTTTCTACTGAAGATTCTCTACTGTCTCATCTTTTGTACTGAGCTGACAGGTCGGGCTGTTTAGTAAAACGGTTCCCCCTCGCATCCACACCGCCTTCAGTTCACTGTCTCCTGCAAGGCTGCCTGCCATCGCTAACAGCTTTAGGTCAGTGAAGCCTCGGCAGCTAACAACGTTAGCCACCAGAGTAGGAATGTGTCATACAGCAAAGCAGACTGCAGTCGGATCCAGTCACTTAAGAGTCATTGCGGAGGTAAAGTGGTGATCTTCAAAACAAACCGAGAGAGGAATACCCTGGATGGCAAGCCTATTGTGCTCAAATATAAGATCTGAATGCTGGCGCAGAGATGCTACTTGGTAAGCTGAATCGCTTGTCTCCCTGTTTTCACTAAAGTGTAGATGTGTGGAGGCCTCTGTTGTGAGAATACTTCCTGCCCCTTTTGGCTCGCTCACAGGCACTGTGCAGTCATTCAAAATAATGAGTGCAGACTACTGTTACCCCATATAACTCTGCAGCAGACACGCTGGATGGGGGATAAAATCTAGTTTGTCACAGGGAGTGTTGCTTTTTTGGATAAGATTTAAATTGAATCAACTAATTACATCTGTTTGCTCCAGATTGTTTCTGCGGATGAAATGAACCGGCAGGGCTTGATCTGGGATTTAAGCAAAAGAAAGAATCCAAGCCTATTATCACACTTCATCATCATGGGCCAGGGACTTTCTCAATCCCCCTCCTCTGTAGAAACAA
This window of the Pagrus major chromosome 11, Pma_NU_1.0 genome carries:
- the nlgn1 gene encoding neuroligin-1 isoform X5, with the translated sequence MLPVWFTNSIDIVSTYVQDQSEDCLYLNIYVPTEDGTKNTAKRSSDNDRTDDEDIRESGSPKPVMVFIHGGSYMEGTGNMFDGSILASYGNVIVITVNYRLGVLGFLSTGDQAAKGNYGLLDQIQALRWTSENIAAFGGDPLRITVFGSGAGASCVNLLTLSHYSEGLFQRAIAQSGTALSSWAVSFQPAKYARMLARKVGCNLEDTVELVVCLQRKHYKELVDQDIQPARYHIAFGPVIDGDVIPDDPQILMEQGEFLNYDIMLGVNQGEGLKFVELIVDNENGVQANDFDYAVSSFVDDLYGYPEGKDILRETIKFMYTDWADRHNPETRRKTLLALFTDHQWVAPAVATADLHSSFGSPTYFYAFYHHCQTEQVPPWADAAHGDEIPYVFGLPMIGPTELFPCNFSKNDVMLSAVVMTYWTNFAKTGDPNQPVPQDTKFIHTKPNRFEEVAWTRYNQKDQLYLHIGLKPRVKEHYRANKVNLWLELVPHLHSLNEVTQLIPTTTKIPSPEATNRTPKNKVQSTKRPNPTPFPTETQDSHNQPHLVDQRDYSTELSVTIAVGASLLFLNILAFAALYYKKDKRRHDVHRRCSPQRNATNDLAHTQEEEIMSLQMKQHSDLDRDCRGVGDSLHPHDMVLRTACPPDYTLAMRRSPDDIPLMTPNTITMIPSTMGGLTSLHSFNTFPSSGQNNTLPHPHPHSHSTTRV
- the nlgn1 gene encoding neuroligin-1 isoform X3; the encoded protein is MLPVWFTNSIDIVSTYVQDQSEDCLYLNIYVPTEDGPLTKKHTDDLGDNDRTDDEDIRESGSPKPVMVFIHGGSYMEGTGNMFDGSILASYGNVIVITVNYRLGVLGFLSTGDQAAKGNYGLLDQIQALRWTSENIAAFGGDPLRITVFGSGAGASCVNLLTLSHYSEGLFQRAIAQSGTALSSWAVSFQPAKYARMLARKVGCNLEDTVELVVCLQRKHYKELVDQDIQPARYHIAFGPVIDGDVIPDDPQILMEQGEFLNYDIMLGVNQGEGLKFVELIVDNENGVQANDFDYAVSSFVDDLYGYPEGKDILRETIKFMYTDWADRHNPETRRKTLLALFTDHQWVAPAVATADLHSSFGSPTYFYAFYHHCQTEQVPPWADAAHGDEIPYVFGLPMIGPTELFPCNFSKNDVMLSAVVMTYWTNFAKTGDPNQPVPQDTKFIHTKPNRFEEVAWTRYNQKDQLYLHIGLKPRVKEHYRANKVNLWLELVPHLHSLNEVTQLIPTTTKIPSPEATNRTPKNKVQSTKRPNPTPFPTETQDSHNQPHLVDQRDYSTELSVTIAVGASLLFLNILAFAALYYKKDKRRHDVHRRCSPQRNATNDLAHTQEEEIMSLQMKQHSDLDRDCRGVGDSLHPHDMVLRTACPPDYTLAMRRSPDDIPLMTPNTITMIPSTMGGLTSLHSFNTFPSSGQNNTLPHPHPHSHSTTRV
- the nlgn1 gene encoding neuroligin-1 isoform X7, with the protein product MLPVWFTNSIDIVSTYVQDQSEDCLYLNIYVPTEDDIRESGSPKPVMVFIHGGSYMEGTGNMFDGSILASYGNVIVITVNYRLGVLGFLSTGDQAAKGNYGLLDQIQALRWTSENIAAFGGDPLRITVFGSGAGASCVNLLTLSHYSEGLFQRAIAQSGTALSSWAVSFQPAKYARMLARKVGCNLEDTVELVVCLQRKHYKELVDQDIQPARYHIAFGPVIDGDVIPDDPQILMEQGEFLNYDIMLGVNQGEGLKFVELIVDNENGVQANDFDYAVSSFVDDLYGYPEGKDILRETIKFMYTDWADRHNPETRRKTLLALFTDHQWVAPAVATADLHSSFGSPTYFYAFYHHCQTEQVPPWADAAHGDEIPYVFGLPMIGPTELFPCNFSKNDVMLSAVVMTYWTNFAKTGDPNQPVPQDTKFIHTKPNRFEEVAWTRYNQKDQLYLHIGLKPRVKEHYRANKVNLWLELVPHLHSLNEVTQLIPTTTKIPSPEATNRTPKNKVQSTKRPNPTPFPTETQDSHNQPHLVDQRDYSTELSVTIAVGASLLFLNILAFAALYYKKDKRRHDVHRRCSPQRNATNDLAHTQEEEIMSLQMKQHSDLDRDCRGVGDSLHPHDMVLRTACPPDYTLAMRRSPDDIPLMTPNTITMIPSTMGGLTSLHSFNTFPSSGQNNTLPHPHPHSHSTTRV